The Streptomyces achromogenes DNA segment AACGCAGAGCGGAGGGGTTTCTTCGTGTCCGGGGGCCGATCCCGGCTCCGCAAAGGCTTCAGCCGTTTTCCGGCGCCCCGTCCTCCCCCTGGGGGGTCTTCGCCGCCCTCTTCACCTCCACCTCGACGTCGGTGCGGGGCTTCTGCTCGCCCTTGGCGTACTCCGTCACGGAGGTCTGGGCGTCGCGGGCGAGGTCGCGCCAGGCGCGCCAGGCCGTCTCGTAGGTGTCCGTCTGGGTCTCCGACCAAGGAGCGGTCGTCGGCGCGCCGTACGCGTCCCGCAACTGCTCGACCCTCGCGTGCGCCTCGTCGGCCGCACGCTGCTTCTCCACGAGTTCCTGGAAGGTATGTGCCACGTGTACGGATGCTAGGCAGGTGACGGCGGTTCCGCGCGGCGAGCGGGGCGCGTCCGGCCGCGGGGTACCCGCGTGGCCCACTGGGGCACACTGACCTCATGTCCAGCCTGTCCAGCCGTCGTAGAAGCTGCCCGGAGTGCCGTCGCGAGATCGCCGTCGTGGCCGGACGGTTCGCCCGGCACGATCCGCCCGGGACCCGGGAGAGCGGGGACCTCGTCTCCTGCCCGGGCTCCCGCAGGACGGCACAACTGGGGGCCGTCCAGCCGTCGTTGGACGGGTATGCGGTCCCGGGGTTCCCCGGACAGCTGCCGCTCTTCTAGACGCGTCCACGCCGGCGCGCGTGCCCGCCGGCGGCAGCGTGGCGCGCGACCCCGATCGCCCGGTCGCCCGGTCGCCCGTCGCCCGGACGGTCGTCGCGGCTGCCCTCAGGCCGCCGCCCTCGGGCCGTCCCGGTCGCCCTCGGACCGCCCCCTCAGTTCCCCGCCACCGCCTTCACGGCGACCGGCACCGGCGTCGAGCCGCTGACCAGCTCCAGGGTGAGCCCCGACGTGGCCGGCGATTCCAGGAGCTCCGCCAGTACGGCGGCCACGTCCTCCCGAGGGACGGAACCACGGCCCGTGCGGGCCTCCAGGCGGACCAGGCCGGTCCCGGCGTCGTCCGTGAGCGCGCCAGGGCGCAGGATCGTCCAGTCGAGGGAGTCCAGGCCCCGCACGTACGCGTCCGCCTCGCCCTTGGCGCGCAGGTAGACGTCGAAGACGTCGTCGCCCTGGTGCTCCGGGTCCGCGCCCATGGACGAGATGACCACGAAGCGCCGTACACCCGCCCGGACCGCCGCGTCCGCGAACAGCACGGCCGCGCCCTTGTCCACGCTGTCCTTGCGCTGCACCCCGCTGCCCGGGCCGGCCCCCGCCGCGAAGACCGCCGCGTCCGCGCCCCGCAGCCGCTCCGCGACCTTGTCGACGGACGCCGACTCCAGGTCCAGGACGACCGGTTCGGCGCCGGCCGTCCTCAGGTCGTCGCCCTGTTCGGCCTTGCGGATGATCCCCGCGACCTCGTTCCCGCGCGCGGCGAGCAACCGCTCCAGCCGCAGCGCGATCTGACCATGACCACCAGCGATGACAATGCGCATGGTTCCGACCGTACGCCCGGGCGACCCCGTCCGCCGCCGCACCACCCCACCTGCCGCCGCACCAACCCGTCCGTCACCGCACGACCCCACCCGTCACCGCACGGCCACGTCCGGTGCCGTACGGGCGCGGGCGGCCCCACTGCGTCCGCCGCCGCACTGCCCGCCCACCCGGCCCGCGTGGCGTTACGGCGGCCCGCCCCGCCCCTGCCGTGGCAGGCCCAGCTCCTCCGCGGCCGCGGAGTTGCAGTACTCGCGGACGGCGCTCGTGCGAGCCACCACTCGCCCGCGGTGGATCACGATGCGGCTGTACGCCAGCGACAGGACCCCCGCCAGCCGGTCGCCGCGGACGGCGAGGAGGTCGGCGGGGAAGCCGGCCTCCACGCGGACCTCGGGCAGGCCCAGCGCGGCCCGCGCGGCGGTGCTGACGGCGTCGTAGGCGTCCTCGGGACGCAGGCCGTGCCGGGAGGCGAGCAGGTAGGCCGCCTCGAGGGGGTCGCCGCGGCCCACGGGGTTGCAGACGTCCCGCAACGCGCCGCTGCCGGCGGCCACCCGCACCCCGGCCGCGCGCAGCAGCCGTACGGGCGCGGCGCTCCGGCCCTCGACGGCGCCGCAGCCGCCCTGGGGCAGGCAGACCACCGTCACGCCGGCGGCGGCCAGTTGGTCGGCGGTGCGGCCGACCGCTTCGGCGGGGAGACGGTCGAGCCCGCCGCAGGGACTGAGGGCGACGCCCGGCCGCAGACCGCCGGCCATCGCGGCGAGGCGGGCGAGCCGGGCCGGGTCGGTTGCCTCGGTGTGCAGGTCGACGGGGCAGCCGTGCTCGGAGGCGACATCGAGGACGGTCTCCACGTAACCGGCGGGATCGGGGTCCAGGTCCGGGCAGCCGCCGACCACCGCGGCGCCCATCTTCACCGCGTCCCGCAGCATGGCGAGCCCGTTCGCGCCGGCCGCGCCGGTCAGCACGCGCGGCATCGCCACCGCCGTCAGCTCCGCCAGCCCGCGCAGTGAGCGCCGGGCCCGCAGGACGGCGGCCAGCGCGCCGAGGCCCTGGACGTCACCCACGCGCACATGGGCGCGCAGCGCGGTCGCGCCATGGCCGAGTTGCAGCAGCACCGCCTCTGTGGTGCGGCGCTGGACGTCCTCGGGGGCGTACGAGACGGGGCCGTCGGCGTCCGCGGTGAGCGCGGTGTCGGCGTGCGCGTGCGGCTCGGCGGGGGCCGGGAGAAGGAGGTAGCCGTCGAGGTCCACGCGTGCGCCGCCGGGGGCCGGCCCGGTCGCCAGACTGCCGGCCGTGCCGACCGCCTCGATGCGCCCTCGGCCCAGCCGTACGTCCACGGTGCGGCCGTCCGTCAGCCGCGCCCCGCACAACAGCAGGGCGGCCGGGTCCGGTGTGCCTGAGAAGGCGCCGGAGGACGACCACGGGTGGGGCGACTGCGGCCGGTTGTCGGGCATCGGGCTCCAGGGGGCTCGGGACTGTGCGGGGCGCAGGGGACGCTGAGGACGCAGGCGTCACGGTGGGACGCGTGATCACGCAGAGTGAGTCGAGCCTAGGGCGGCACTTCGGCGAGGGCGGGGAGGAGCGCAATAGTCGTACCGGTGTGGTCCGCGGTGCCGAAGGGGCTCCAGAGACCCCTGTGACCTCGGGGAAATGGGCGGGCGGACGGCCTCCGGAGGGGGCCGGGTACGGGGCCCGGGAGGCCTCGCGAAACGGATTTGGGCGAACGGCTGCGGACCGTGTAATGTCTTCATCGCTCGCCCCAATAGCTCAGTCGGTAGAGCGTCTCCATGGTAAGGAGAAGGTCTACGGTTCGATTCCGTATTGGGGCTCTGGTGGGTGAGGTTCCCGTCGCGAGGCGGGGCCCGATCCCATCAAAGCGGTGTAGCTCAGTCGGTAGAGCAAGCGGCTCATAATCGCTGTGTCACCGGTTCAAGTCCGGTCACCGCTACTGACAGTAGCCGATTGTGGGGTCGGTCCTTCGATCGGCTACTCTTTTATGCGTTAATCGTCCCATCCGTTCGTCAAGGAGCACTCCTGTGGCTGCCACCGACGTCCGCCCGAAGATCACGCTGGCCTGCGTGGAGTGCAAGGAGCGGAACTACATCACCAAGAAGAACCGGCGTAACAACCCGGACCGACTGGAGATGAAGAAGCACTGCCCGCGTTGCAACGCGCACACCGCGCACCGCGAAACGCGATAAATCAGGCTCGTATGCGAGGCCGTCCCCGAGTGATCGGGGGCGGCCTCGTGTCGTTGAGCGACCCGTACCGGTCAGTAGAGCGACGCACAGCGACGCAGAGAACCAGGAGGTGCCGAGGCCCATGGCGCTCGACCAGTCCTTCGTCGGGCGGAGCTACCCGCCCACCGATCCCTACGAGGTCGGCCGCGAGAAGATCCGCGAGTTCGCCGAGGCCGTGGGGGACGACAACCCGGTGTACACCGACCCGGAGGCCGCCAAGGCACTCGGGTACGCCGATGTGATCGCGCCGCCCACCTTCGTGTTCTCGATCACCTTCAAGGCGGCGGGACAGGTCGTCCAGGACCCGCAGCTGGGACTCGACTACAGCCGTGTGGTGCACGGCGACCAGAAGTTCGCCTACAAGCGCCCGGTGCGCGCCGGTGACCGCCTGACCGTCACCTCGACCATCGAGGCCGTGAAGTCCATGGCGGGCAACGACATCCTGGACATCCGCGGCGAGGTCCACGACGAGACCGGCGAGCACGTCGTGACCGCCTGGACCAAGCTGGTCGCCCGTGCGGCGGAGCAGGCGCAGACCGACGGGGAGGCGTGAGGAACCGATGACGACAACGAAGATCGCTTACGACGACGTCGAGGTCGGCACCGAACTGCCGGCCCGGTCCTTTCCCGTGAACCGCGCCATGCTCGTGCAGTACGCGGGCGCCTCCGGAGACTTCAACCCCATCCACTGGAACGAGAAGTTCGCCAAGGAGGTGGGCCTGCCGGACGTCATCGCGCACGGCATGTTCACCATGGCCGAGGCGGTCCGCGTCGTGACCGACTGGACCGGCGACCCGGGCGCCCTCGTGGACTACGGCGTCCGCTTCACCAGGCCCGTCGTCGTCCCGAACGACGACCAGGGCGCGGTGATCGAGGTCACCGGCAAGGTGGCCGCCAAGCTCGACGACAACACCGTGCGGGTGGACCTGACGGTGACCAGCGGCGGCCAGAAGGTCCTGGGAATGTCACGGGCGGTCGTACGACTGGCCTGAGCAGCCGGCAGCCGGCAGCCGGCGGTAAGGGGCGTCTCCTATGAGGAGGCGCCCCTTACGTGTGACGGGCGGGCCGGGCTGTCGGCGGTGTCTCGTAGGCTGGGCGCGTGCAGGAACTCCACGACGCCCCGCTCGCCCCGCTGACCACCTTCCGGCTGGGCGGCCCCGCCACCAGGCTGGTGACCGCGACCACCGACGCCGAGGTGATCGCAGCCGTGCGCGAGGCCGACGCGGCCGGCACGCCCCTGCTGATCGTCGGCGGCGGCTCCAACCTCGTCATCGGCGACAAGGGCTTCGAGGGGACGGCCCTGCGCATCGCCACCCGCGGCTGCGAACTCACCGGGACGCGGCTGGAGCTGGCCGCGGGCGAGGTGTGGAGCGACGCCGTCGCCCGCACCGTGGCGGCCGGTCTGGCCGGCATCGAGTGCCTGGCCGGCATCCCCGGCTCGGCGGGCGCCACCCCGATCCAGAACGTCG contains these protein-coding regions:
- the rpmG gene encoding 50S ribosomal protein L33 encodes the protein MAATDVRPKITLACVECKERNYITKKNRRNNPDRLEMKKHCPRCNAHTAHRETR
- a CDS encoding MaoC family dehydratase N-terminal domain-containing protein, producing MALDQSFVGRSYPPTDPYEVGREKIREFAEAVGDDNPVYTDPEAAKALGYADVIAPPTFVFSITFKAAGQVVQDPQLGLDYSRVVHGDQKFAYKRPVRAGDRLTVTSTIEAVKSMAGNDILDIRGEVHDETGEHVVTAWTKLVARAAEQAQTDGEA
- a CDS encoding SDR family oxidoreductase, giving the protein MRIVIAGGHGQIALRLERLLAARGNEVAGIIRKAEQGDDLRTAGAEPVVLDLESASVDKVAERLRGADAAVFAAGAGPGSGVQRKDSVDKGAAVLFADAAVRAGVRRFVVISSMGADPEHQGDDVFDVYLRAKGEADAYVRGLDSLDWTILRPGALTDDAGTGLVRLEARTGRGSVPREDVAAVLAELLESPATSGLTLELVSGSTPVPVAVKAVAGN
- a CDS encoding amidohydrolase family protein, which translates into the protein MPDNRPQSPHPWSSSGAFSGTPDPAALLLCGARLTDGRTVDVRLGRGRIEAVGTAGSLATGPAPGGARVDLDGYLLLPAPAEPHAHADTALTADADGPVSYAPEDVQRRTTEAVLLQLGHGATALRAHVRVGDVQGLGALAAVLRARRSLRGLAELTAVAMPRVLTGAAGANGLAMLRDAVKMGAAVVGGCPDLDPDPAGYVETVLDVASEHGCPVDLHTEATDPARLARLAAMAGGLRPGVALSPCGGLDRLPAEAVGRTADQLAAAGVTVVCLPQGGCGAVEGRSAAPVRLLRAAGVRVAAGSGALRDVCNPVGRGDPLEAAYLLASRHGLRPEDAYDAVSTAARAALGLPEVRVEAGFPADLLAVRGDRLAGVLSLAYSRIVIHRGRVVARTSAVREYCNSAAAEELGLPRQGRGGPP
- a CDS encoding MaoC family dehydratase, which codes for MTTTKIAYDDVEVGTELPARSFPVNRAMLVQYAGASGDFNPIHWNEKFAKEVGLPDVIAHGMFTMAEAVRVVTDWTGDPGALVDYGVRFTRPVVVPNDDQGAVIEVTGKVAAKLDDNTVRVDLTVTSGGQKVLGMSRAVVRLA